Proteins from one Faecalibacterium sp. I3-3-33 genomic window:
- a CDS encoding sigma-E processing peptidase SpoIIGA, with amino-acid sequence MKTVVFVDELLLVNFAAAAALLLGAGLLCGRSCTGLRLCVGSAAAAASTLALLAPPWPAPLAVLYKIASCCGVVAVCYGVPGTRSFARLCGWYAALNGLLCGAVVLPGVQANNLNVLLPVRPGRLLLCCAGVYALLRGLLAVFGRPQRGCFAAVLHIAGAAVPVQAYHDTGFTLQDPLAGRQVVLVQYPPVRSRLPAPLRAYLDGWFAAGAAPPPGLGVQFVPCAAVTGHCLLPAVPAALCRGQRRVPGLLAAFCAPDTPTGPWTLLLGDDVAEEMGV; translated from the coding sequence ATGAAAACAGTTGTTTTTGTGGACGAATTACTGCTGGTAAACTTTGCTGCGGCCGCTGCGCTGCTGCTGGGCGCAGGGCTGTTGTGCGGGCGCAGCTGCACCGGGCTGCGGCTGTGCGTGGGCAGTGCGGCGGCTGCGGCAAGCACCCTTGCCCTGCTGGCTCCGCCGTGGCCCGCCCCGCTGGCGGTACTATATAAAATAGCCAGCTGCTGCGGGGTGGTGGCGGTGTGCTACGGCGTGCCCGGGACGCGCAGCTTTGCCCGGCTGTGCGGGTGGTATGCGGCGCTCAACGGCCTGTTGTGCGGCGCGGTGGTGCTGCCCGGGGTACAGGCCAACAACCTGAATGTACTGTTGCCGGTGCGCCCGGGGCGGCTTTTGCTCTGCTGCGCCGGGGTGTATGCGCTGCTGCGCGGGCTGCTGGCAGTGTTTGGCCGCCCGCAGCGGGGCTGCTTTGCCGCCGTGTTGCATATAGCGGGCGCGGCTGTGCCCGTACAGGCCTACCACGACACCGGTTTTACCCTGCAAGACCCCCTTGCCGGGCGGCAGGTGGTGCTGGTGCAGTACCCGCCGGTGCGCAGCCGGCTGCCCGCGCCGCTGCGGGCGTACTTAGACGGCTGGTTTGCCGCCGGTGCTGCCCCACCCCCGGGGCTGGGGGTGCAGTTTGTGCCCTGCGCCGCCGTTACCGGCCACTGTCTGCTGCCCGCCGTGCCCGCCGCACTGTGCCGTGGGCAGCGCCGCGTGCCCGGCCTGCTGGCGGCTTTTTGCGCCCCGGACACCCCCACCGGCCCATGGACGCTGCTGCTGGGGGATGATGTGGCGGAGGAGATGGGGGTGTAG
- a CDS encoding sigma-70 family RNA polymerase sigma factor: MLQFFRKVWQRLWGRLRYCGAVHYLAGGPSLPPPLTPEQEKALLDCMAAGDAAAREELITHNLRLVVYLAKKYENSGVPAEDLVSIGTIGLIKAVNTFTPARSIKLATYASRCIGNEILMYLRKSSNRRQEASIDEPLNVDGDGNELLLSDILGSDANAVSQQLEQDAERAVLRSAVAALSARERQIMELRFGLTDGVERTQKEAADALGISQSYISRLEKRIIHTLKARLESE, encoded by the coding sequence ATGTTGCAGTTTTTCCGCAAGGTCTGGCAGCGGCTATGGGGGCGTTTGCGCTACTGCGGCGCGGTGCATTATCTGGCGGGCGGGCCCAGCCTGCCCCCGCCCCTGACCCCCGAGCAGGAAAAAGCCCTGCTTGACTGCATGGCCGCCGGGGACGCCGCCGCCCGGGAAGAGCTGATCACCCACAACCTGCGGCTGGTGGTGTATCTGGCAAAAAAGTACGAGAACAGCGGTGTGCCCGCCGAGGACTTGGTAAGCATTGGTACCATCGGGCTGATCAAGGCGGTAAACACCTTCACTCCTGCCCGCAGCATCAAGCTTGCCACCTACGCCAGCCGCTGCATCGGCAACGAGATCCTGATGTATCTGCGCAAAAGTTCCAACCGCCGGCAAGAGGCCAGCATCGACGAGCCTTTGAACGTGGACGGCGACGGCAACGAGCTGCTGCTCTCGGACATCCTTGGCAGTGATGCCAACGCGGTAAGCCAGCAGCTGGAGCAGGACGCCGAGCGCGCCGTGCTGCGCAGCGCCGTGGCGGCGCTCTCGGCACGGGAGCGGCAGATCATGGAGCTGCGCTTTGGCCTTACCGACGGCGTGGAGCGCACCCAGAAGGAAGCCGCCGATGCCCTTGGCATCAGCCAGAGTTATATCTCCCGGCTGGAAAAGCGCATCATCCACACCCTGAAAGCCCGCCTTGAAAGCGAGTAG
- the sigG gene encoding RNA polymerase sporulation sigma factor SigG, with the protein MYNKVELCGVNTGQLPVLTEAEKRQLLTLAHAGDKAARARMVEGNLRLVLSVVQRFAQRGENLDDLFQVGCIGLIKAIDNFDPAQPVRFSTYGVPMIIGEIRRFLRDNNALRVSRTLRDTAYRAMQARETLEKQLGREPTMDEIAAAAGLARREVTAALESVVEPLSLDEPVYTDGGDAMYVIDQVRDPDSEESWISGLQFRDTVAALSPREKRIMELRYLRGKTQMEVAQEIGISQAQVSRLEKGALQQFHTGG; encoded by the coding sequence ATGTACAACAAGGTGGAGCTATGCGGTGTAAACACAGGGCAGCTGCCTGTACTGACCGAAGCGGAAAAGCGGCAGCTGCTCACCCTTGCCCACGCCGGGGACAAGGCTGCCCGGGCGCGGATGGTGGAGGGCAACCTGCGGCTGGTACTCAGCGTGGTGCAGCGGTTTGCCCAGCGGGGCGAGAATCTGGACGATCTGTTTCAGGTGGGGTGCATCGGGCTGATCAAAGCCATTGACAACTTTGACCCCGCGCAGCCGGTGCGGTTCTCCACCTACGGCGTGCCCATGATCATCGGGGAGATCCGGCGGTTCCTGCGGGATAACAACGCCCTGCGGGTAAGCCGCACCCTGCGCGACACCGCCTACCGCGCCATGCAGGCGCGGGAAACGCTGGAAAAGCAGCTGGGGCGCGAGCCCACCATGGACGAGATTGCCGCCGCAGCGGGGCTTGCCCGGCGCGAGGTGACCGCCGCGCTGGAATCGGTGGTAGAACCGCTCAGCCTTGACGAGCCGGTGTACACCGACGGCGGCGATGCGATGTATGTGATCGATCAGGTGCGCGACCCGGACAGCGAGGAAAGCTGGATCAGCGGGTTGCAGTTCCGCGATACGGTAGCCGCCCTTTCGCCCCGGGAAAAGCGCATTATGGAGCTGCGGTATCTGCGCGGCAAGACCCAGATGGAGGTGGCGCAGGAGATTGGCATCAGTCAGGCACAGGTAAGCCGGTTGGAAAAAGGTGCCTTGCAGCAGTTCCACACCGGGGGATAA
- a CDS encoding sporulation transcriptional regulator SpoIIID produces the protein MKADPEQRAVQLGEYIAAHNATVRAAAAAFGCSKSTVHKDVAVRLRSISPALYGQVRAVLARNKAERHLRGGAATRRRYSCR, from the coding sequence ATGAAAGCCGATCCGGAACAGCGTGCCGTGCAGCTGGGCGAATATATTGCCGCCCACAACGCCACGGTGCGGGCAGCGGCGGCTGCGTTCGGGTGCAGCAAGTCCACCGTGCACAAGGACGTTGCCGTGCGGCTGCGCAGCATCAGCCCTGCGCTGTACGGGCAGGTGCGTGCCGTGCTGGCCCGCAACAAGGCCGAGCGCCATCTGCGGGGCGGGGCTGCCACCCGGCGCAGATACAGCTGCCGCTAA
- the thiT gene encoding energy-coupled thiamine transporter ThiT: MSKTYSKTRILVECALMIAIGTVLSNIKFFTMPNGGSITLLSMLPFVLVSFRHGAKWGLFTGFVNSCLQMIMGFYPPPASTFLYFLGEVLLDYVMAFMALGLAELFARPFKNRTVGVAVGTFAAGFLRFMCSFLSGVLVWGNLNDGLAAWTYSLTYNGSYMLPETLLTMVAAVLLCRVAPQIFDRQAR; the protein is encoded by the coding sequence ATGTCCAAAACCTATTCCAAGACCCGTATTCTGGTGGAATGCGCCCTGATGATCGCCATTGGCACGGTGCTTTCCAACATCAAGTTCTTCACCATGCCCAACGGCGGCAGCATTACCCTGCTGAGCATGCTGCCCTTTGTGCTGGTGTCCTTCCGCCACGGCGCAAAGTGGGGCCTGTTCACCGGTTTCGTGAACTCCTGCCTGCAAATGATCATGGGCTTCTACCCTCCTCCCGCTTCCACCTTCCTCTACTTCCTCGGTGAGGTGCTGCTGGACTATGTGATGGCCTTTATGGCACTGGGTCTGGCCGAGCTGTTCGCCCGCCCCTTCAAGAACCGCACCGTGGGCGTAGCCGTGGGCACCTTTGCCGCCGGTTTCCTGCGCTTTATGTGCAGCTTTTTGTCCGGCGTGCTGGTGTGGGGCAACCTGAATGATGGTCTGGCCGCATGGACTTACAGCCTGACCTACAACGGCAGTTATATGCTGCCCGAGACCCTGCTCACCATGGTGGCCGCTGTGCTGCTGTGCCGCGTGGCCCCGCAGATCTTCGACCGTCAGGCACGCTAA